CCAACAGCCCACCAGTGCTCCTCAGGCCGGTACCTTGAGCCTGAACCAGGCGGCGAGGGAGCCGGGGTAGGAGCCCCCAAAGCAGATCCAGGTGTTGTTCCGTGTCAGGTTATACTTCTGAGTGACGAAGAGGTGGAAGGAGGCCAGGTCAGCCAGGCTGCGACAGGAGCGAGGGGGAGATACCGAGAGAAAAACCCACACCGGTGAgctgagcacagagctgggatcccagggTTCCCCCAACTCATGTGACTCGCTGTCAGACCCATGGAGGGAGTCAGTGTaatcatccccatttcacagaggggaaactgaggcagagtggggccgtgacttgcctgaggtcatagAGCAAGTCACTGGCacagctgggatagaacccaggtgtcctggctcccagcccgccccccccgctctaaccactagaccccactcccctcccagagctggagatagaacccaggcaccctggctcccagtcccccaccCCGGCTCTAACCATGTGGACACCCCCCCAATCCTGAGCACAGcgtgcccaggccctgccccgcccGGGGACTCA
The nucleotide sequence above comes from Chelonoidis abingdonii isolate Lonesome George unplaced genomic scaffold, CheloAbing_2.0 scaffold1624, whole genome shotgun sequence. Encoded proteins:
- the LOC116838945 gene encoding thymus-specific serine protease-like, whose translation is MELAQKYGALAVALEHRFYGASINPDGLQDASLRFLSSQQALADLASFHLFVTQKYNLTRNNTWICFGGSYPGSLAAWFRLKVPA